A window of the Lolium perenne isolate Kyuss_39 chromosome 7, Kyuss_2.0, whole genome shotgun sequence genome harbors these coding sequences:
- the LOC139833504 gene encoding uncharacterized protein, producing MSRAAHLVAISGAIVPAGGVPPAGLPRQLGPAVLSFEAANYTKWAIYMRASLGRSGLLGHIDGTIAAAATDPAWTSDDYTVLNTLHAAIDEDVADMVLASNQTARQLWLAILELFSANKASKAIYLDNDFRQLVQGDMSITAYCRRQKQLSDALADNDSPVNNRALVLNTLCGLGPRFSSAATIISMTEPLPTLLRVRSMLLMEEM from the coding sequence ATGTCGCGCGCCGCCCACCTTGTTGCGATCTCTGGCGCGATCGTTCCAGCCGGCGGCGTTCCTCCCGCCGGTCTCCCACGCCAACTCGGCCCGGCCGTCCTCTCCTTCGAGGCCGCCAACTACACCAAGTGGGCTATCTACATGCGTGCGTCGCTCGGCCGGTCCGGTCTTCTTGGTCATATCGACGgcaccatcgccgccgccgctacTGACCCCGCCTGGACCTCCGACGACTACACCGTCCTCAACACCCTGCACGCCGCCATCGACGAGGACGTCGCGGACATGGTGCTCGCCAGCAACCAGACAGCGCGTCAACTCTGGCTCGCCATCCTCGAGCTGTTCTCCGCCAACAAAGCCAGTAAGGCGATCTACCTCGACAACGATTTTCGTCAACTTGTGCAGGGGGACATGTCGATCACCGCATACTGCCGCCGGCAGAAGCAGCTCTCCGACGCCCTCGCCGACAACGACTCCCCGGTGAACAACCGGGCACTCGTCCTCAACACGCTGTGTGGCCTCGGTCCACGGTTCTCCTCCGCCGCCACGATCATCTCCATGACCGAGCCACTGCCGACGCTCCTCCGCGTCCGCAGCATGCTCCTTATGGAGGAGATGTAG